A part of Macadamia integrifolia cultivar HAES 741 unplaced genomic scaffold, SCU_Mint_v3 scaffold1173, whole genome shotgun sequence genomic DNA contains:
- the LOC122062989 gene encoding pentatricopeptide repeat-containing protein At4g14170 — MQLRTVVLARAKTIRNGSFFSTNILINSDNITNPISYYFSLLKSSPNPKHLCHLHGRLLRTGLYSNVILSSKLVMMYSTPHNLISHSLSVFLHMPERNIYSWNIIIGEFSRLGLPEKSVELFLRMQNSEVQPDVFTFPLVLRACASAGSMFGGMSVHGLCVKVGLEKNVFVASALVFLYVSFGRILMARKLFDEMPERDAVLWTAMLAGYAQHEEPMLGLVVFREMVGEGIQLDAVVMVSLLLICSQLGWLRHGKSVQGWSIRRCLHLGLSLGNAFVHMYVKCASLSYAQKIFNVIPETDVISWSALILGYGINGSVNVALDLFDLMCREGFEPNDVTFLGVLSACAHAGMVQQAHVLFDMMKDYKVMPELKHYACMVDCLGRAGLLEEAERFIEEMPVEPDGAVLGALLGGCRVHGNIEVGERIAKKLLGLEPEKGGYYVLLANIYAAAGRFDDAEEVRELMKQENVNKLPGSSLIELESRFHLSITKK, encoded by the coding sequence ATGCAGTTAAGAACCGTTGTTCTTGCAAGGGCAAAAACTATACGGAACGGATCTTTCTTCTCTACTAACATTTTAATTAACTCAGATAACATCACCAACCCCATCTCCTATTACTTCTCTCTTCTAAAGTCATCACCCAATCCCAAGCACCTTTGCCATCTCCACGGTCGCCTGCTTCGAACGGGTCTATATAGCAATGTAATCTTAAGCTCTAAGCTAGTTATGATGTACTCCACTCCTCACAATCTCATTTCACACTCGCTCTCTGTCTTCCTCCACATGCCTGAGAGGAACATCTACTCTTGGAACATAATAATCGGAGAGTTTTCTCGGTTGGGTTTGCCAGAAAAATCGGTAGAACTCTTTCTTCGAATGCAGAATTCCGAGGTTCAACCGGATGTCTTCACGTTCCCTCTTGTGCTGAGAGCCTGCGCGAGTGCTGGATCGATGTTTGGTGGCATGTCAGTACATGGGTTGTGCGTGAAGGTTGGGTTGGAGAAGAATGTTTTTGTTGCATCGGCATTGGTCTTCTTGTATGTCAGTTTTGGGAGGATTTTGATGGCAAGGAAATTGTTCGACGAAATGCCTGAGAGAGATGCTGTACTTTGGACGGCTATGCTGGCTGGCTATGCTCAGCATGAGGAACCAATGTTGGGTTTGGTGGTGTTTAGGGAGATGGTTGGTGAAGGAATTCAGCTTGATGCTGTGGTTATGGTTAGCCTGCTTTTGATCTGTAGCCAATTGGGTTGGCTAAGACATGGTAAGAGTGTGCAGGGGTGGAGTATTAGGAGGTGTCTGCACCTGGGATTGAGTTTGGGGAATGCTTTTGTTCACATGTATGTGAAATGCGCCTCCTTAAGTTATGCCCAGAAAATTTTTAATGTGATTCCCGAGACAGATGTGATTTCTTGGAGTGCATTGATCTTAGGGTATGGGATTAATGGAAGTGTCAATGTTGCTTTGGATCTCTTTGATCTGATGTGCAGAGAAGGATTTGAGCCAAACGATGTGACCTTTCTTGGTGTTTTATCAGCATGTGCACATGCTGGTATGGTGCAACAAGCACATGTGCTTTTTGATATGATGAAGGATTATAAGGTAATGCCTGAGTTGAAGCATTATGCTTGCATGGTTGATTGCTTAGGCAGAGCAGGGCTATTGGAAGAGGCAGAGAGGTTTATAGAGGAAATGCCAGTGGAGCCTGATGGAGCTGTGTTGGGCGCTCTCTTGGGGGGTTGTCGAGTTCATGGCAACATTGAAGTCGGGGAACGGATTGCAAAGAAGCTGCTGGGTTTGGAGCCGGAGAAGGGTGGATATTATGTTCTTTTGGCCAATATCTATGCAGCTGCTGGTAGGTTCGATGATGCAGAGGAAGTGAGGGAGTTGATGAAGCAAGAAAATGTGAATAAGCTACCTGGGAGTAGCCTGATTGAATTGGAGAGTCGTTTTCATCTGTCAATCACAAAGAAATGA